One genomic region from Sphingomonas crocodyli encodes:
- a CDS encoding sulfite reductase subunit alpha gives MDVEFQQFAWAGAAISAWAALTLGIYIRTRFQRREAEPADMPVADTNEPVTLVLWASQTGFAEDLALRTGRALRDAGVNTRILPIATVTNDQIAGAKSALIIASTTGEGDAPDGAERFLQRDLPALYGLEYALLALGDSSYAHYCGFGHKLDHFLRAKGAHPLTDLVEVDNGDVGALHHWQQQLWLFGASRSEPDWAPPEYGAWRLARRDHLNPGSAGKPVWHIRLEPQGDLPEWIPGAIAEIYPGPADPILTGGQAPSLPHREYSIASLPSDGGVELVVRLRELEDGTFGLGSGWLCDQAPVGAPIGMRLRANSGFAPPSDETPMILVGNGTGIAGLRAHIKARPAGTRNWLIFGERNSAHDSLLGNEIAEWIASGHLERCDLVFSRDGEGPRYVADQIEAAAEEVMSWVMAGGAIFVCGSLSGMAGDVDTTLARILDRENLDDLIDQGRYRRDVY, from the coding sequence ATGGACGTTGAATTTCAGCAATTCGCCTGGGCGGGCGCCGCCATCTCGGCCTGGGCCGCGCTCACATTGGGCATCTATATCCGCACGCGCTTCCAGCGCCGCGAGGCCGAGCCAGCCGATATGCCCGTCGCCGATACGAACGAGCCGGTAACGCTCGTCCTGTGGGCCAGCCAGACGGGCTTTGCCGAGGATCTGGCGCTGCGCACCGGCCGCGCTTTGCGCGATGCGGGCGTCAACACCCGCATCCTGCCGATCGCCACCGTCACCAACGATCAGATTGCAGGCGCCAAGTCCGCCCTGATCATCGCCAGCACCACCGGCGAAGGCGACGCCCCCGACGGCGCCGAACGCTTCCTGCAGCGCGATCTGCCCGCGCTGTACGGGCTCGAATATGCCCTGCTCGCGCTCGGCGACAGCAGCTACGCCCACTATTGCGGCTTCGGCCACAAGCTCGATCATTTCCTGCGCGCGAAGGGTGCGCATCCGCTCACCGATCTGGTCGAGGTCGACAATGGCGATGTCGGTGCGCTCCACCATTGGCAGCAGCAGCTCTGGCTGTTCGGCGCCTCGCGCTCCGAACCCGATTGGGCGCCGCCAGAATATGGCGCGTGGCGGCTCGCACGGCGCGATCATCTCAACCCCGGCAGCGCGGGCAAGCCCGTCTGGCATATCCGGCTGGAGCCGCAGGGCGACCTGCCCGAATGGATCCCCGGCGCGATCGCCGAAATCTATCCCGGCCCCGCCGATCCGATCCTGACCGGCGGACAGGCGCCCAGCCTGCCCCACCGCGAATATTCGATCGCCTCGCTGCCATCCGACGGCGGCGTCGAACTGGTCGTGCGCCTGCGCGAACTGGAAGACGGCACGTTCGGCCTCGGATCGGGCTGGCTGTGCGATCAGGCCCCGGTCGGCGCGCCGATCGGCATGCGGCTGCGTGCAAACAGCGGCTTCGCCCCGCCCAGCGACGAAACCCCGATGATCCTCGTCGGCAACGGCACCGGCATTGCCGGCCTGCGCGCGCACATCAAGGCGCGGCCGGCGGGCACGCGCAACTGGCTGATCTTCGGCGAACGCAACAGCGCGCATGATAGCCTGTTGGGCAACGAGATCGCCGAATGGATCGCCAGCGGCCACCTGGAACGCTGCGACCTCGTCTTCTCGCGCGATGGCGAAGGCCCGCGCTATGTCGCCGATCAGATCGAGGCCGCCGCCGAAGAGGTGATGAGCTGGGTCATGGCCGGCGGCGCGATCTTCGTCTGCGGCAGCCTGTCGGGCATGGCCGGCGACGTCGACACCACCCTCGCCCGCATCCTCGACCGCGAAAATCTCGACGACCTGATCGATCAGGGCCGGTACCGGCGGGACGTTTACTGA
- a CDS encoding ABC transporter substrate-binding protein produces MAEEKKVEDRWLLVEPIKIGLLGMEWRKFERELRMAFDEGIERNLIDRRYEFIFEDNAGLPQNTAHGGIQGFHRLCDAGCVAVIGANYTDSAIPLVEHANARKVPIVSMCGTDQFHGEYCFRVGNGDVGDEPALIASWLKRQGHKTVAVVSPASPIGEEYFFFLRQECRRLGISIAAVQSVNLKSVDLAGTFAKLRDANADALCWLGYGGLVVSGDVRRGLEEIGWDPPRIMSTAFMQYIWGFDQLEGWVGIDQWCPENPRMHLFHERFKARYGEDPWMWPNAIPGLAYDMAAIVVEGIHRAPIISGPGVKKGMERIRWMPAVTGGPNTHISSGPYDHQMFKGDWLHYGLVKGGKLEFAGLFEATDDY; encoded by the coding sequence ATGGCTGAGGAAAAGAAGGTCGAGGACCGCTGGTTGCTCGTGGAGCCGATCAAGATCGGCCTGCTGGGGATGGAATGGCGCAAGTTCGAGCGCGAACTTCGGATGGCGTTTGACGAGGGCATCGAACGCAATCTGATCGATCGCCGGTACGAGTTCATCTTCGAGGATAATGCCGGCCTGCCGCAGAATACCGCGCATGGCGGCATTCAGGGCTTTCACCGGCTGTGCGATGCGGGCTGTGTCGCGGTGATCGGCGCGAACTATACCGACAGCGCGATCCCGCTGGTCGAACATGCCAATGCGCGCAAGGTGCCGATCGTCAGCATGTGCGGGACCGATCAGTTTCATGGCGAATATTGCTTCCGCGTCGGCAATGGCGATGTGGGCGACGAACCGGCCCTGATCGCCAGCTGGCTGAAGCGGCAGGGGCATAAGACGGTCGCGGTCGTCAGCCCCGCATCGCCGATCGGGGAGGAATATTTCTTCTTCCTGCGGCAGGAATGCCGGCGGCTGGGCATTTCGATCGCGGCCGTCCAGTCGGTGAACCTCAAGAGCGTCGATCTGGCGGGGACGTTCGCCAAGCTGCGCGATGCGAATGCCGATGCCTTGTGCTGGCTGGGCTATGGCGGGCTGGTCGTCTCCGGCGACGTGCGGCGCGGGCTGGAGGAGATCGGCTGGGATCCGCCGCGGATCATGTCGACCGCGTTCATGCAATATATCTGGGGCTTCGATCAGCTCGAAGGCTGGGTCGGCATCGATCAATGGTGCCCGGAAAATCCGCGGATGCATCTGTTCCACGAACGCTTCAAGGCGCGCTATGGCGAGGATCCGTGGATGTGGCCGAACGCGATCCCCGGTCTCGCCTATGACATGGCGGCGATCGTGGTGGAGGGGATCCACCGCGCGCCGATCATCAGCGGGCCGGGCGTCAAGAAGGGGATGGAGCGCATCCGCTGGATGCCGGCCGTCACCGGCGGGCCGAACACGCATATCTCCAGCGGCCCCTATGACCATCAGATGTTCAAGGGGGACTGGCTTCACTACGGGCTGGTGAAGGGCGGAAAGCTGGAATTTGCCGGGCTGTTCGAAGCGACCGACGATTACTAA
- a CDS encoding IS1595 family transposase: MDITAPRFTNEDAAREHLEALRWPEGPVCPHCGSLNAKRLPAQRGRPSKAHPEGALRKGLIQCNDCREQYTVTVGTLFESSKIALHKWVLATFLLCSSKRGMSGHQLARMLGVTQKTAWFMSHRIRESMRPVDGEPPLGGEGKVVEADETFIGGKEKNRHKSKRTGRRLGGSWGKETVFTLVERDGRVLSTHVQSVTAANLRPILVEQIDKATLLCTDDAGQYRHMHRAFKHEIVNHGAEEYVRGVAHTNTVEGFFSILKRGVVGTYYHMSPKHLHRYCVEFDFRYNTRKTNDFERCEIALKGIEGRRLTYRRTDNIAA; encoded by the coding sequence ATGGATATCACCGCGCCCCGCTTTACGAACGAAGACGCCGCCCGCGAGCATCTGGAAGCCCTGCGCTGGCCGGAAGGTCCGGTCTGCCCGCATTGTGGATCGCTGAACGCGAAGCGGCTCCCGGCGCAGCGTGGGCGTCCTTCAAAGGCTCACCCGGAAGGCGCGCTCCGCAAGGGTCTGATCCAGTGTAACGACTGCCGCGAGCAATACACCGTGACGGTCGGGACGCTGTTCGAAAGCAGCAAGATCGCGCTTCACAAGTGGGTGCTGGCGACGTTCCTGCTTTGCTCGTCGAAGCGTGGCATGTCGGGCCACCAGCTTGCCCGCATGTTGGGCGTGACGCAGAAAACGGCGTGGTTCATGTCGCACCGCATCCGCGAAAGCATGCGCCCGGTTGACGGCGAACCGCCGCTGGGTGGCGAAGGCAAGGTCGTGGAAGCCGACGAAACCTTCATCGGCGGCAAGGAAAAGAACCGCCACAAGAGCAAGCGCACTGGCCGTCGTCTTGGCGGTAGCTGGGGTAAGGAAACGGTGTTCACGCTTGTTGAGCGTGACGGTCGCGTCCTTTCAACTCACGTCCAGAGCGTCACGGCTGCAAACCTTCGCCCGATCCTCGTTGAGCAGATCGACAAGGCGACCCTGCTTTGCACCGACGACGCTGGCCAGTATCGCCACATGCACCGCGCCTTTAAGCATGAAATCGTGAACCACGGCGCGGAGGAATATGTTCGCGGCGTCGCCCATACCAACACGGTTGAGGGATTTTTCTCGATCCTCAAGCGCGGCGTTGTCGGCACCTACTACCACATGTCACCTAAGCATCTGCACCGCTACTGCGTGGAGTTCGACTTCCGCTACAACACGCGCAAGACCAACGATTTCGAGCGTTGCGAAATCGCGCTCAAGGGGATCGAAGGGCGCCGCCTTACCTATCGGCGGACTGACAACATCGCCGCCTAA